From a region of the Lentilactobacillus curieae genome:
- the hisA gene encoding 1-(5-phosphoribosyl)-5-[(5-phosphoribosylamino)methylideneamino]imidazole-4-carboxamide isomerase, giving the protein MQVIPAIDLIDQQSVRLYQGDFAKQTVIDASPVNQANQIAAAGFERIHIVDLDGAKTGKPVNRAVIEEICRTTPLKVEVGGGIRSLSQINSYLTSGVDRVILGSVALSNPELVEQAITQFGTDQIVVGIDGKNGEVSVSGWTEQSNMKMVDLLNSMVGIGVNQFIVTDIARDGTLAGPNYELFSQLQIQFPNVTIIASGGVSSLLDIKKLGESQIQSVIVGKAMATGKISLSELAEVNQNVS; this is encoded by the coding sequence ATGCAAGTAATTCCAGCAATTGATTTAATTGACCAGCAAAGTGTGCGTTTGTATCAGGGAGACTTTGCTAAACAAACGGTAATCGATGCCTCGCCCGTCAACCAGGCTAACCAAATTGCGGCAGCCGGATTTGAACGAATTCACATCGTCGACCTAGATGGTGCCAAAACTGGCAAGCCCGTCAACCGTGCTGTCATTGAAGAAATTTGTCGGACTACCCCATTAAAAGTTGAAGTAGGTGGCGGGATTCGTTCCCTGAGTCAAATCAATTCCTACCTTACTAGTGGGGTTGATCGCGTAATATTAGGATCCGTTGCCCTTAGCAATCCCGAATTAGTTGAGCAAGCGATCACTCAATTTGGCACTGACCAAATTGTTGTTGGAATTGATGGTAAAAACGGGGAAGTCAGCGTGTCAGGCTGGACAGAACAGTCCAATATGAAAATGGTTGACCTACTAAACTCAATGGTGGGGATCGGGGTTAACCAATTTATCGTCACTGATATTGCTAGGGACGGAACTTTAGCTGGTCCTAATTATGAATTATTTAGCCAATTACAAATTCAATTTCCAAACGTCACAATCATTGCATCAGGCGGAGTTAGTAGTCTTTTAGACATTAAAAAATTAGGCGAGTCGCAAATTCAGTCAGTAATCGTCGGCAAGGCGATGGCAACTGGAAAAATTTCTTTATCCGAACTAGCGGAGGTGA
- the hisB gene encoding imidazoleglycerol-phosphate dehydratase HisB: MRSATINRETAETQITLSLNLDDYSTIEIDTGIGFFDHMLSAFAKHGRFGLVVKANGDLNVDPHHTTEDVGIALGLALKEALGDKQGIERFGSALIPLDETLSRVVIDLSGRSYLVFNAELNNPKLGDYDTEVTEDFFQSLAFNAEMNLHAEVLYGRNTHHKIETLFKALGRALRQAVELNPDIKGVPSTKGVI, encoded by the coding sequence ATGAGATCAGCAACTATTAATCGTGAGACAGCGGAAACGCAAATTACTTTATCTTTGAATTTAGATGACTACTCAACAATAGAAATTGATACTGGGATTGGCTTTTTTGATCACATGTTATCTGCCTTTGCCAAGCACGGTCGTTTCGGACTGGTGGTAAAAGCAAATGGTGATCTCAATGTTGACCCACATCACACTACTGAAGATGTGGGAATTGCGCTGGGATTGGCATTAAAAGAGGCACTCGGTGATAAGCAAGGAATTGAGCGGTTTGGTTCAGCTTTGATTCCTTTGGACGAGACTTTAAGCAGAGTGGTCATTGATTTGTCTGGAAGAAGCTATTTAGTTTTCAATGCTGAATTAAATAACCCCAAATTGGGGGATTACGATACGGAAGTTACTGAAGACTTTTTTCAGTCATTAGCATTTAATGCCGAAATGAATTTGCATGCCGAAGTATTGTACGGAAGAAATACTCACCACAAGATTGAAACACTGTTTAAGGCATTAGGAAGAGCGTTGCGCCAAGCCGTTGAACTTAATCCAGATATTAAGGGAGTTCCGTCAACTAAGGGAGTGATTTGA
- the hisG gene encoding ATP phosphoribosyltransferase: protein MSKLKIALTKGRTEQQVVPLLEKSGIDCSGLRDKQRRLIFDEDENFEIILVKGQDVLTYLNNGTVQIGIVGSDILEEQGNYQYQMLDLNVGRCRFVLASGKNFDPSASKRKIIATKYPNITRNYFKRIGEDVEIIRIEGSVELAPITGLADAIVDIVETGTTLKENNLQIYAKLQPVNTRVVVNRLGLRQQKKQIYNFINQLQQANEKFSEVVK from the coding sequence ATGAGTAAGCTAAAAATCGCTTTAACTAAAGGAAGAACCGAACAACAGGTTGTTCCACTACTAGAAAAAAGTGGGATCGATTGCTCAGGTCTACGAGACAAACAACGGCGGTTGATATTTGACGAAGATGAAAATTTTGAAATTATTTTAGTTAAGGGTCAAGATGTGCTGACCTATCTAAATAATGGGACAGTCCAAATTGGCATCGTTGGTTCAGACATCTTGGAAGAACAAGGAAACTATCAGTACCAGATGTTGGACCTGAATGTTGGAAGGTGTCGGTTCGTTCTAGCCTCTGGGAAAAACTTCGATCCTAGTGCCTCAAAACGGAAAATAATTGCTACCAAGTATCCAAACATTACGAGAAACTATTTCAAACGAATTGGCGAGGACGTCGAAATTATTAGAATTGAAGGGTCAGTAGAACTGGCGCCAATTACGGGGTTAGCAGATGCCATTGTTGACATTGTAGAAACTGGAACGACATTAAAAGAAAACAACCTACAGATATACGCGAAATTACAACCAGTAAATACTAGGGTCGTCGTTAACCGCCTAGGATTGAGACAACAAAAAAAGCAAATCTACAACTTTATTAATCAACTTCAGCAAGCAAACGAAAAATTTTCGGAGGTAGTCAAATGA
- the hisH gene encoding imidazole glycerol phosphate synthase subunit HisH: MIAIIDYDTGNTKSVSKALTYLGMENEITADADKIISADGVILPGVGAFKIAMAEIKRRNLIDPINQAVANHTPLLGICLGMQLLFETGYEFGVTKGLGLIPGNVVPIPQQPGFKIPHVGWDDNRLVKPDPIGAEFENQFTYFVHSYYVDTPAENIVAINDYGKVQIPSVVRQENVIGIQFHPEKSSRVGLNGLAKFKEVVDNASNSSN, from the coding sequence ATGATTGCAATTATTGATTATGATACCGGGAATACCAAAAGTGTTAGTAAAGCATTGACCTACTTAGGGATGGAAAATGAAATTACCGCTGACGCTGATAAAATCATTTCTGCGGACGGTGTGATTCTTCCCGGAGTTGGGGCATTTAAAATTGCAATGGCTGAAATCAAGCGCCGAAACTTGATTGACCCAATCAACCAGGCAGTAGCAAATCACACTCCGCTTTTAGGAATTTGTTTGGGGATGCAACTATTGTTTGAGACTGGGTATGAATTTGGTGTTACCAAGGGTTTGGGCCTAATTCCTGGGAATGTGGTTCCCATTCCCCAACAGCCGGGTTTTAAAATTCCACATGTTGGGTGGGATGACAATCGACTAGTTAAACCAGATCCGATTGGGGCTGAATTTGAAAACCAATTTACCTACTTTGTTCATTCTTACTATGTAGACACACCGGCTGAAAACATTGTGGCAATCAACGATTACGGTAAAGTGCAGATTCCAAGTGTCGTTAGGCAAGAAAACGTGATTGGAATCCAGTTTCACCCAGAAAAAAGTAGTCGCGTTGGCCTGAATGGGTTAGCAAAATTCAAGGAGGTAGTTGATAATGCAAGTAATTCCAGCAATTGA